From a region of the Pukyongiella litopenaei genome:
- a CDS encoding ABC transporter permease has translation MELDVATTAVLTGWLTATIRLAGPLLLAALGELFAERSGVLNIGIEGVMLLGALAAYLATWTGGNPWIGMLAGMAAGLVSGLFLGFLYVTVQASHVVVGIIFNIFALGLASYVYRLALSGISGVQTVAMFTAKPVPGLSEIPVLGPVLFSHTMPLYLTVLMVFVAAYTLYKTAFGLNLRAVGENPRAADTAGIDVARYRYIAVMISTVASGAAGAYLVLANVGQFRDTIIAGQGFIALAIVIFGRWDPWLAAIAALIFGAADALQLTLQLMGTGIPPQLLLALPYLLTIIAMSGLIGKANQPAAFMQPYRKE, from the coding sequence ATGGAACTTGATGTCGCAACGACTGCTGTTCTGACAGGTTGGCTCACGGCAACGATCCGATTGGCCGGGCCGCTACTACTGGCAGCCCTAGGAGAGCTTTTCGCCGAACGGTCGGGAGTTCTGAACATCGGGATTGAAGGTGTGATGTTGCTTGGCGCATTGGCCGCCTATCTCGCAACATGGACAGGTGGTAACCCATGGATCGGGATGCTGGCCGGGATGGCTGCAGGATTGGTATCGGGGTTGTTCCTCGGTTTCCTCTATGTCACCGTACAGGCTAGCCATGTGGTCGTCGGAATCATTTTCAACATCTTCGCACTTGGCCTGGCCAGCTATGTCTATCGGTTGGCGCTTTCCGGGATTTCAGGGGTCCAGACCGTAGCGATGTTCACCGCCAAACCGGTACCGGGGCTGTCCGAAATCCCTGTTCTGGGGCCTGTTCTGTTCTCCCATACCATGCCGCTCTATCTGACCGTCCTGATGGTATTTGTCGCAGCCTATACATTATACAAAACCGCGTTCGGTCTGAATCTGCGCGCCGTGGGTGAAAACCCACGGGCGGCGGATACAGCGGGGATCGATGTAGCCCGCTATCGGTATATCGCGGTGATGATCTCGACTGTGGCATCGGGCGCTGCCGGAGCCTATCTGGTTCTGGCCAATGTCGGGCAGTTTCGCGACACGATCATCGCCGGGCAAGGCTTTATCGCATTGGCCATCGTCATTTTCGGACGCTGGGATCCCTGGTTAGCAGCGATCGCGGCGTTGATATTCGGTGCGGCGGATGCGCTGCAATTGACGCTGCAACTGATGGGAACGGGCATACCTCCGCAACTCTTGCTGGCCTTGCCGTACCTCCTGACGATTATCGCCATGTCTGGCTTGATCGGGAAAGCCAACCAACCAGCCGCATTCATGCAACCATATAGAAAGGAATAG
- the tnpA gene encoding IS66-like element accessory protein TnpA, with product MSDFNNRPQIEVLAAADGSRRRHWSDEDKVRIVEESFIGHRQCAATARRHGVCRSLLTIWRRQYRNGRLGVSRSAAFLPVSVTQDRPVSRPGPVDPSEPVRDAQVEIALPNGRRLVVPAALDPEALVRLIQLVERA from the coding sequence ATGTCCGACTTCAATAACCGCCCGCAAATCGAAGTTCTTGCCGCCGCCGACGGTTCCCGCCGTCGGCACTGGTCGGACGAGGACAAGGTCCGGATTGTCGAGGAGAGTTTTATTGGCCATCGGCAATGTGCTGCCACGGCCCGGCGGCATGGCGTTTGCCGCTCGCTGCTGACGATCTGGCGCCGTCAATACCGGAACGGCAGGCTGGGCGTATCCCGTTCTGCAGCCTTTTTGCCGGTCAGCGTGACGCAGGACCGCCCTGTCTCGCGGCCGGGTCCGGTTGATCCCTCTGAGCCTGTGCGAGATGCACAAGTCGAAATTGCGCTACCAAATGGCCGTCGGCTTGTCGTGCCGGCCGCGCTGGACCCAGAGGCGTTGGTCCGGCTCATCCAGCTAGTGGAGCGCGCATGA
- a CDS encoding ribbon-helix-helix domain-containing protein, whose product MPRTTTMTVRVSGVLSDFVAANTGDDGAYENVSEYIRDLIRRDKERVEAEAFDRLKAELTHAFAAPEESYQPLTAGDVIARNRS is encoded by the coding sequence ATGCCCCGTACCACAACCATGACAGTTCGCGTTAGTGGCGTGCTTAGCGATTTCGTCGCGGCCAATACCGGTGACGATGGCGCCTATGAGAATGTCAGCGAATATATCCGTGACCTGATCCGTCGCGACAAGGAACGCGTGGAGGCGGAAGCCTTCGATCGGCTGAAGGCCGAACTGACACATGCCTTTGCCGCGCCGGAGGAGAGCTATCAGCCCCTGACGGCGGGTGACGTGATCGCGCGGAACCGGTCCTGA
- a CDS encoding type II toxin-antitoxin system RelE/ParE family toxin — translation MPAIRIQEVASHRLDEIYRYTRDRWGEDQAEKYITGLFAAFDRIAVHGVLSKPIPAEFGVEGFFFRYEHHFVYWRHLSNGGVGIVTILHERMHQGDRFRDDYGIG, via the coding sequence GTGCCCGCCATCCGTATCCAGGAGGTGGCCTCCCACCGCCTCGACGAGATCTACCGTTACACCCGGGACAGGTGGGGTGAAGACCAGGCGGAGAAGTACATCACCGGCCTGTTCGCCGCATTCGACAGGATCGCAGTCCATGGTGTCCTTTCAAAACCGATCCCCGCCGAATTTGGCGTGGAAGGATTCTTCTTTCGGTATGAGCACCACTTCGTCTATTGGCGCCATCTCTCGAATGGCGGTGTCGGGATCGTGACGATCCTGCACGAGCGTATGCATCAAGGCGACCGCTTTCGGGACGACTACGGCATCGGCTGA
- a CDS encoding transposase: protein MSAPLPEALRARFKRLIEDGLSGRAAALRLTLSPATGARWARSIRRTGQARVAPQGRPRGKGKLDPHRAFFAEIIGQDGDITMFELAATLLAATGVQAHPNAIGKFLRKLGYTYKKRHWLPPSAAAPR, encoded by the coding sequence ATGTCGGCACCTTTGCCTGAGGCGCTTCGGGCGCGGTTTAAGAGATTGATTGAAGATGGGTTAAGCGGGCGGGCGGCAGCGTTGCGACTGACGCTGTCACCGGCGACCGGTGCGCGATGGGCACGGTCCATTCGGCGCACGGGTCAGGCGCGAGTAGCGCCGCAGGGCCGCCCCAGGGGGAAGGGAAAGCTCGACCCGCACCGGGCCTTCTTTGCCGAGATCATCGGCCAGGACGGTGATATCACGATGTTCGAACTTGCTGCGACCCTGCTCGCCGCAACTGGTGTGCAGGCCCACCCCAACGCCATCGGCAAGTTCCTTCGCAAGCTTGGCTACACGTACAAAAAAAGACACTGGTTGCCACCGAGCGCCGCCGCGCCAAGGTAA
- a CDS encoding IS3 family transposase (programmed frameshift) codes for MPRTRNPYPAEFREQMVALVRTGRSVESLAREYEPCAATIHEWVRQATADDGDDPSSLTSAERDELRQLRREVKQLRQERDILSKAGGLVCTKRRDIAQVFEFMTANQAEYPIQMMSRTLGVSRSGFYAYHSRPPSVRQVADEALSKRIATIHKASKETYGAPRIHAELADEGIFVGRKRVERLMLAKGLRGVSRRKFVVTTERNPRVRPAADLVDRNFYADAPNVLWVADITFVPTWAGFLYLAVVLDAFSRRVVGWAMGTRQRTQLVLDAMNMAVTQRKPSSVIHHSDQGSQYTSVAFGLRCKEMGVRPSMGSVGDCYDNAMCESFFATLECELLERRKFRTKAEARVACFEFIEGWYNPSRRHSALGYKSPINYERTAAEGLESLSP; via the exons ATGCCGAGAACGAGGAACCCGTACCCTGCGGAATTCAGGGAGCAGATGGTTGCGCTTGTGCGCACCGGGCGCAGTGTTGAAAGTTTGGCGCGGGAGTATGAACCCTGCGCTGCCACGATCCACGAGTGGGTCAGGCAGGCAACTGCCGATGATGGTGATGATCCGAGCAGCCTGACCAGTGCAGAACGTGACGAGCTGCGCCAGCTTCGGCGTGAGGTGAAGCAGTTGCGCCAGGAGCGCGATATCCTCTCAAAGGCCG GCGGCCTGGTTTGCACAAAACGACGTGACATCGCGCAGGTCTTCGAGTTCATGACCGCAAATCAGGCCGAGTACCCGATCCAGATGATGTCACGCACGCTGGGGGTGTCCCGCAGCGGGTTCTATGCCTATCACAGCCGCCCGCCGAGTGTTCGCCAGGTTGCCGATGAGGCGTTGAGCAAGCGGATCGCGACGATCCACAAGGCATCGAAAGAGACCTATGGGGCGCCCCGCATTCACGCCGAGCTGGCCGATGAAGGCATCTTCGTTGGTCGCAAGCGTGTCGAGCGGCTGATGCTAGCCAAGGGCTTGAGAGGCGTCAGCCGACGCAAGTTCGTGGTGACCACCGAACGTAATCCAAGGGTGCGCCCTGCCGCCGATCTGGTGGATCGCAACTTCTATGCTGATGCGCCGAACGTGCTTTGGGTGGCCGACATCACCTTTGTGCCGACCTGGGCGGGCTTTCTGTATCTGGCTGTCGTACTGGATGCCTTCAGCCGCCGTGTTGTCGGCTGGGCCATGGGCACACGGCAGAGAACGCAACTGGTACTGGATGCGATGAACATGGCCGTCACGCAGCGAAAGCCATCGAGTGTGATCCATCATTCGGATCAGGGGTCGCAATACACGTCGGTCGCCTTTGGGCTGCGCTGCAAGGAAATGGGTGTCAGGCCGTCGATGGGATCGGTGGGCGATTGTTACGACAACGCCATGTGCGAGAGCTTCTTCGCCACCCTCGAATGTGAGTTGCTCGAACGCAGGAAGTTCCGCACCAAGGCCGAGGCCCGCGTTGCCTGCTTCGAGTTCATCGAAGGCTGGTACAACCCCTCTCGCCGACATTCGGCTTTGGGGTATAAGTCACCGATCAACTATGAAAGGACCGCTGCTGAAGGGCTGGAATCTCTAAGCCCATAA
- a CDS encoding DMT family transporter, with protein MPRSLDLFLAALAPTIWGSTYIITTELLPDGYPMTAAMLRALPAGLLLLVLTRTLPHGKWLVRSFVLGALNFSIFWWLLFVAAYQLPGGVAATVGAIQPLIVLYLSKLLLDQSVRPVAVIAGIGGILGVSLLVLTPRAALDGVGILAALGGAVSMAFGTVLTRKWQPPVPALVFTSWQLTAGGLLLLPVVIFSEPALPPLDMGAVIGFTYLGLVGGALTYFFWFRGIARLGPATVAPLGLLSPVAATLLGLIILGETLSPFQAGGMVLVLISVWLGQHAQRNPPMAAPQASPTPISEKF; from the coding sequence ATGCCCCGCTCTCTTGACTTGTTTCTGGCGGCGCTTGCGCCAACGATTTGGGGCAGCACCTATATCATCACGACCGAGCTGTTGCCTGACGGCTATCCGATGACGGCTGCGATGCTACGGGCCTTGCCGGCGGGCCTACTGCTGCTGGTATTGACCCGCACGCTTCCGCACGGGAAATGGCTGGTCCGGTCTTTCGTGCTTGGTGCGCTCAACTTTTCGATCTTCTGGTGGCTGCTGTTTGTCGCCGCCTACCAGCTACCCGGCGGGGTCGCCGCCACGGTGGGAGCAATTCAGCCGCTGATCGTGCTGTATCTGTCGAAGCTGCTGCTCGATCAGAGCGTCCGCCCGGTCGCAGTGATCGCTGGGATCGGCGGCATCCTTGGCGTGTCGCTATTGGTCCTGACACCTCGCGCCGCACTGGATGGAGTGGGCATTCTCGCGGCACTTGGTGGAGCGGTTTCGATGGCCTTCGGCACCGTGCTGACCCGAAAATGGCAGCCGCCAGTGCCGGCGCTCGTCTTCACGTCATGGCAATTGACCGCTGGTGGCCTGCTGCTCCTGCCCGTGGTGATTTTTTCCGAACCGGCGCTGCCACCGCTTGATATGGGCGCGGTAATTGGTTTCACTTATCTGGGCCTCGTTGGAGGTGCGCTCACCTACTTCTTCTGGTTCCGCGGCATTGCTCGGCTCGGCCCCGCGACCGTGGCTCCACTGGGATTGCTCAGCCCCGTCGCTGCGACACTGCTTGGTCTGATCATTCTGGGTGAAACGCTGAGTCCGTTTCAAGCCGGCGGCATGGTGTTGGTTCTCATCAGCGTCTGGCTCGGCCAGCACGCGCAACGGAATCCCCCAATGGCCGCGCCCCAGGCATCACCCACACCAATCTCGGAGAAATTCTGA
- a CDS encoding MarR family winged helix-turn-helix transcriptional regulator, with translation MDAVDRILEQWHRVRPDLDISAMGSIGRLSRVFHYNARQMDETFARHGLNAAGFDVLATLRRAGLPHAMSPGELMASMMITSGTMTNRIDQLAKQGLVTRTADPKDARRAVVKLTKKGFDLIDVAVAEHVETQKALLSVLREEEIAALDDVLRKLLAATE, from the coding sequence ATGGATGCAGTGGACCGGATACTCGAACAATGGCATCGGGTGCGACCAGACCTTGATATCAGCGCCATGGGGTCGATCGGGCGGCTTTCGCGCGTATTCCACTACAATGCCCGTCAGATGGATGAGACGTTCGCTCGCCACGGCCTCAACGCCGCAGGGTTCGATGTGTTGGCGACGCTCCGTCGTGCCGGACTGCCACATGCCATGTCACCAGGTGAGCTGATGGCCTCGATGATGATTACCTCCGGAACGATGACCAACCGCATTGACCAACTGGCCAAGCAGGGCCTCGTCACGCGGACCGCAGATCCGAAGGATGCCCGCCGTGCGGTGGTGAAGCTGACCAAGAAGGGGTTCGACCTGATCGACGTGGCCGTCGCAGAGCATGTTGAGACACAGAAGGCGCTGCTGTCCGTGCTTCGTGAAGAAGAGATCGCCGCGCTGGACGATGTTTTGCGCAAGCTGCTGGCGGCAACAGAGTAA
- a CDS encoding tyrosine-type recombinase/integrase, translated as MPKKAKELKAIQVKRLSDPGRHAVGGTPPGLSLNVTETGARSWIFCVTVGRNRRHIGLGSYPEVSLAEAREKALDMKRKISAGVDPVEERQAELAARAVEQRQRTTFEDAFNRYYNEKVQGELKNAKHIKQWRSSLATYAFPVIGDKSVAEITFEDVLAVLRPIWTTKNETATRVRQRIEAVLDWSRVMELREGENPARWKGNLQQLVPSPNKVQTENRYPAVALDEIADWFRVLRARDGIAARALEFLTLTASRSGEVRGALWDEIDLAQGIWTIPGAG; from the coding sequence GTGCCGAAGAAAGCGAAAGAGCTGAAAGCGATCCAGGTAAAGAGGCTGTCCGATCCCGGTCGCCACGCAGTCGGCGGGACACCCCCGGGTCTCAGCCTCAACGTAACAGAGACCGGAGCAAGATCCTGGATATTTTGCGTCACGGTCGGGCGTAACCGCCGACATATCGGTCTGGGTTCTTACCCCGAGGTGTCGCTTGCCGAAGCGCGCGAGAAAGCACTGGATATGAAGCGCAAGATCAGCGCTGGCGTTGACCCGGTTGAAGAACGCCAGGCTGAACTAGCCGCGCGTGCGGTCGAACAGAGACAGCGCACGACGTTCGAAGATGCCTTCAATCGCTACTACAATGAGAAGGTGCAGGGCGAGCTCAAGAACGCCAAGCACATCAAGCAATGGCGCTCATCACTTGCCACCTACGCGTTCCCGGTGATCGGTGACAAATCGGTCGCTGAGATCACTTTCGAGGACGTCTTGGCCGTGCTGCGGCCGATCTGGACAACCAAGAATGAAACAGCCACGCGTGTGCGGCAACGTATCGAAGCGGTTCTCGATTGGTCCAGGGTGATGGAACTGCGCGAGGGTGAAAATCCGGCACGCTGGAAAGGCAACCTGCAACAACTTGTCCCATCGCCAAACAAGGTTCAAACGGAGAATAGGTATCCGGCCGTCGCCCTCGATGAGATCGCGGACTGGTTTCGTGTTCTTCGCGCCCGGGATGGGATCGCGGCCCGGGCGTTGGAATTCCTGACCCTGACCGCGTCGCGGTCCGGTGAAGTGCGCGGTGCGCTTTGGGATGAGATCGACTTGGCTCAGGGGATCTGGACCATCCCGGGGGCCGGATGA
- a CDS encoding glycosyltransferase has product MADPTSGALQHRDSRTESANHRDDRPGISVIVMCDGMAEMLETTLHSVLAQNVPASVEILISDTGGTPEFAEQVRALKQFPWFRDLRGLDNETEPAAIAGQTSGDRLLFLRSGDILLPGALRQMSGFMDRYGFDAVIGASGRMTMSGSMDIDAGTEIQFGLPVENTISFPRGSAARVDRYLTNTSHGQVKLFRRNMLQQSHVDLRVGILHDYVCERETTRTLPEQVVLPRTHLQKATKETASTQTPGQSSDRKSIWLFAERGGNSAEENGWIFFNYCVENAHHADCYYVLNAGAKRPNCGAQLASRIVTKGSPEWSILVEQASHLFFNDAAADILASNDDVGRYEDKKYVYLTHGALAFSPGVYQRNHRYFDLITCASQEDIRIASPHWGYDVSTFRVTGLARWDRLTEFAPDKKEVLLSLTWRKTLNTKSWSDNAPLDAESIAHFKSSPYYHAIVRLLRSERLHQILRDAGLRLNIALHFRVRPLFAEALGDNSDIFRVINDDSDEENLQDLLKNAALLITDYSSVMWDMAHMNKPVILYQFDKLEMMRERGLAQFAQREPDLAFDLCFTQAEVIDMIERAVANGFQVDPSRQEHLKRFLPYRDTDNCKRILKAVEEASDPSIKYRHFGDAREAIFDDPPLDTACIDREINGKFVCAVVSDYLAHCLPGTITRLHPDSWEETLRASPPDTFLVEPNLDGRSPWAEIFFDLDATAAFLRKARQHCAETGTRLIVIDTPCHPGHIELPQDVDRIAIGFRHTATEPAVDISVIIPVFNSAEFLEDCLNSIIDQKLDGTFEIIAIDDGSTDNSLEILKRYAREHTFIRVFRQPNARQGIARNHGIHVAAGHFVTFLDADDRLAPDALANLYHTALVFDADVSVGLLGSHILKSGAVYVNQSCHHYMRSPEILDGNSWRPMLQDSSATAKLIRRKFLIDNSICFSGSYHEDAIFTSLLYSDAARISVCKKIVYVYVGRDTISGTKTFDTAKLKQILLVGSFILDVMGEKALPKETIHFKMEQFLRTYDRFLFKFSQRGASGDSRSTDPSVSDLFVDNGIAATLQRFLKHLPDQLILTYATHFGAALLLLKHGRGDLARALLEGDNRDGLAFLEQENLAQVSDFSPGSMSYKKRNTFNYYQPCRVKIVDQDEMARQWGTQADTGTALSSDWKEESFRFQVGDKIITAIQSPGKHTLTLPITLYRLYKKTQNNRREKR; this is encoded by the coding sequence ATGGCTGACCCTACGAGCGGAGCACTTCAGCACCGTGATAGCCGCACGGAATCGGCAAATCACCGGGATGACAGGCCCGGTATCTCTGTCATCGTCATGTGCGACGGCATGGCCGAGATGCTGGAGACGACGCTGCATTCCGTGTTGGCGCAGAACGTCCCGGCGTCGGTGGAAATTCTCATCTCCGACACTGGTGGAACCCCGGAATTTGCGGAACAGGTTCGGGCTTTGAAGCAGTTCCCGTGGTTTCGGGATCTGCGGGGCCTGGATAACGAAACCGAACCTGCGGCAATCGCGGGTCAAACCAGCGGTGATCGCCTGCTCTTCCTGAGGTCCGGAGACATCCTTCTGCCAGGCGCACTTCGCCAGATGTCCGGCTTCATGGACCGGTACGGCTTTGATGCCGTGATCGGAGCGTCGGGACGAATGACCATGTCAGGGAGCATGGACATCGATGCCGGAACTGAAATTCAGTTCGGCCTTCCGGTCGAGAATACGATTTCATTTCCGCGTGGCTCCGCTGCCCGCGTGGACAGATACCTGACGAATACATCGCATGGCCAGGTGAAGCTGTTTCGCAGGAACATGCTGCAACAATCTCACGTCGACCTGCGTGTCGGGATATTGCACGACTATGTCTGCGAGCGGGAAACAACGCGCACCCTGCCCGAACAGGTCGTATTGCCACGCACCCATTTGCAAAAAGCAACTAAAGAAACGGCTTCGACACAAACGCCCGGACAGAGCAGCGACAGGAAATCGATCTGGCTATTTGCTGAAAGGGGCGGGAATTCGGCGGAGGAAAACGGTTGGATATTCTTCAACTACTGCGTTGAGAATGCCCACCATGCCGATTGCTACTATGTCCTGAATGCCGGAGCGAAACGGCCGAATTGTGGCGCGCAGCTTGCCAGTCGTATCGTCACCAAGGGCAGCCCGGAATGGAGCATTCTGGTCGAGCAGGCTTCTCATCTTTTCTTCAACGATGCGGCCGCGGATATCCTTGCGTCGAACGATGATGTCGGAAGATATGAAGACAAGAAATACGTCTATCTGACCCACGGTGCCCTAGCCTTTTCTCCGGGGGTGTATCAGCGCAATCACAGATACTTCGATCTCATCACCTGCGCATCGCAGGAAGATATCCGGATCGCCAGTCCACACTGGGGCTACGACGTGTCCACCTTCCGGGTCACCGGACTGGCGCGATGGGATCGGCTGACCGAGTTTGCGCCCGACAAGAAAGAGGTTCTTTTGTCACTGACCTGGCGGAAGACGCTCAATACCAAAAGCTGGTCCGACAATGCACCTCTGGATGCGGAAAGCATCGCCCATTTCAAGTCCAGCCCATACTACCACGCCATCGTCAGACTGCTGCGATCCGAACGACTTCACCAAATTCTGCGTGACGCGGGCTTGCGGCTGAACATCGCGCTTCACTTCCGCGTCCGACCGCTTTTTGCCGAGGCGCTGGGCGACAATTCAGACATTTTCAGGGTCATCAATGACGACAGTGACGAAGAAAATCTTCAGGATCTCCTGAAAAATGCCGCCCTTCTGATCACCGATTATTCGAGCGTCATGTGGGATATGGCCCATATGAACAAGCCCGTGATCCTCTACCAGTTCGACAAGCTGGAAATGATGCGCGAAAGGGGCCTGGCGCAATTTGCGCAGCGCGAACCCGACCTGGCATTTGATCTCTGTTTTACCCAGGCCGAGGTGATCGATATGATCGAACGCGCTGTTGCGAACGGGTTTCAGGTGGATCCGTCGCGGCAGGAGCACCTGAAACGCTTTCTTCCCTACCGGGACACCGATAACTGCAAGCGCATCCTGAAAGCCGTTGAAGAGGCTAGTGACCCATCGATCAAATATCGTCACTTCGGCGATGCGCGGGAAGCGATCTTTGATGACCCGCCTCTGGACACGGCCTGCATCGACCGGGAAATCAATGGGAAATTCGTTTGCGCGGTTGTTAGCGACTATCTGGCCCATTGCCTGCCCGGGACCATAACCCGGTTGCACCCGGACAGCTGGGAAGAGACGCTGCGCGCGTCGCCTCCCGACACGTTTCTGGTCGAACCGAACCTCGATGGCAGGAGTCCCTGGGCCGAGATCTTCTTCGACCTGGATGCAACAGCGGCATTTCTCAGGAAAGCCAGGCAGCATTGCGCGGAAACTGGTACCCGGCTGATCGTCATCGACACCCCGTGCCACCCCGGTCATATCGAACTGCCCCAGGACGTGGATCGCATCGCAATTGGGTTTCGCCACACAGCAACCGAACCCGCGGTTGACATTTCGGTCATTATTCCGGTTTTCAACTCCGCCGAGTTCCTCGAAGACTGTCTGAATTCGATCATCGATCAGAAACTCGATGGAACCTTCGAGATCATCGCGATTGACGATGGCAGCACTGACAATTCCCTTGAAATCCTGAAGAGGTATGCCCGGGAGCACACCTTCATTCGTGTTTTCAGGCAACCGAATGCGAGGCAGGGAATTGCGCGCAATCATGGGATTCACGTCGCCGCTGGTCACTTCGTGACATTTCTCGATGCGGATGACCGCCTTGCCCCTGACGCCCTGGCCAACCTCTATCACACGGCGCTTGTGTTTGACGCTGATGTTTCCGTGGGGCTCCTGGGGTCGCACATCCTCAAGAGCGGCGCAGTGTATGTCAATCAGAGCTGCCATCACTACATGCGTTCGCCCGAAATTCTCGACGGGAATAGCTGGCGACCGATGCTCCAAGACAGCTCGGCAACGGCAAAGCTCATCAGGCGCAAGTTCCTGATCGACAATTCGATTTGCTTCAGCGGAAGCTATCACGAGGATGCGATTTTCACATCCCTTCTGTACTCCGATGCAGCCCGCATTTCGGTCTGCAAGAAAATTGTCTATGTCTACGTTGGCCGAGACACGATATCCGGCACGAAAACTTTTGATACAGCGAAACTGAAGCAGATACTGTTGGTTGGGAGCTTCATACTTGACGTGATGGGTGAAAAGGCCCTGCCGAAAGAGACGATCCACTTCAAGATGGAGCAATTTCTCAGAACCTATGATCGTTTCCTGTTCAAATTTTCTCAGCGGGGCGCAAGCGGCGACAGTCGATCAACTGATCCGTCGGTTTCTGACCTTTTCGTAGACAACGGCATTGCCGCAACTCTGCAGAGATTTCTGAAACATCTGCCGGATCAGCTCATCCTCACCTACGCGACGCATTTCGGCGCTGCGCTGCTGTTGCTGAAACATGGCCGCGGCGATCTTGCCCGGGCGCTTCTTGAAGGTGACAATCGGGATGGATTGGCGTTTCTCGAACAGGAAAACCTGGCGCAGGTGAGCGATTTCTCCCCCGGGTCCATGTCCTACAAGAAACGCAACACCTTCAACTACTATCAGCCCTGCCGGGTCAAAATTGTCGACCAGGACGAGATGGCGCGCCAGTGGGGAACCCAGGCCGACACCGGAACTGCGCTTTCTTCCGATTGGAAAGAAGAAAGCTTCCGTTTTCAGGTTGGCGACAAGATCATCACCGCAATTCAGAGCCCCGGCAAGCATACGCTGACGCTGCCGATAACATTGTACAGGCTGTACAAGAAAACGCAGAACAACCGGCGGGAAAAACGTTGA
- a CDS encoding DUF4169 family protein: MADPVNLNRYRKARARQEAREQADRNAAFHGLSKARKKRARAEEDLKTRRHEAGRIEPPAGDT; the protein is encoded by the coding sequence ATGGCAGACCCCGTCAACCTGAACCGATACCGCAAGGCCCGCGCCCGCCAGGAGGCCCGCGAACAGGCCGACCGGAATGCCGCCTTCCACGGGTTGAGCAAGGCCCGGAAGAAACGCGCGCGCGCCGAGGAGGACCTGAAGACCCGCCGCCATGAGGCCGGGCGGATCGAGCCGCCCGCGGGTGACACATGA
- a CDS encoding ribbon-helix-helix domain-containing protein encodes MNRPVKRSLTLSGHRTSVSLEDEFWQAFRDIARQDGLPLNELAARIDTERGADTGLASAIRVFVLNRYRNR; translated from the coding sequence ATGAACCGTCCCGTCAAGCGGTCGCTCACGCTCTCGGGTCATCGCACCAGCGTTTCGCTCGAAGACGAGTTCTGGCAGGCATTTCGCGACATCGCCCGCCAAGACGGCCTGCCGCTCAACGAACTGGCGGCGCGGATCGACACCGAGCGGGGCGCCGATACCGGGCTGGCCTCGGCGATCCGTGTCTTTGTCCTGAACCGCTACCGCAACCGCTGA